The Microbacterium luteum genome includes a region encoding these proteins:
- a CDS encoding DNA helicase, translating into MSLSRKRKKELRKLQKHANKVWDSQQVLVDEAAGIAREAGRQLGNYNREQIVPQVQQAYGKYAAPYVDKSLTYSKNVLSDKVVPATGALVGSALSVWDAANDTRGRLKAGKGFGEIDSKKYAKKADKYGKDVQKKLAKKLAALEPQRKGIGAGGVIAIILGVAAAAGVLYAAWQTLRADDELWVADDPLRAPDA; encoded by the coding sequence GTGAGCCTGAGCCGCAAGCGCAAGAAGGAACTCCGCAAGCTCCAGAAGCACGCGAACAAGGTGTGGGATTCGCAGCAGGTGCTGGTGGACGAGGCTGCGGGCATCGCCCGCGAGGCCGGTCGTCAGCTCGGCAACTACAACCGTGAGCAGATCGTTCCTCAGGTGCAGCAGGCCTACGGCAAGTACGCGGCGCCGTACGTCGACAAGAGCCTGACCTACTCCAAGAATGTGTTGAGCGACAAGGTCGTGCCGGCCACCGGTGCCCTGGTGGGCTCGGCGCTCTCGGTATGGGATGCCGCCAACGACACCCGCGGCCGGCTCAAGGCCGGCAAGGGATTCGGCGAGATCGACTCGAAGAAGTACGCCAAGAAGGCCGACAAGTACGGCAAGGACGTGCAGAAGAAGCTCGCCAAGAAGCTCGCCGCTCTGGAGCCGCAGCGCAAGGGCATCGGTGCGGGTGGGGTGATCGCCATCATCCTCGGCGTCGCCGCCGCGGCCGGTGTGCTCTACGCTGCGTGGCAGACTCTTCGCGCAGATGACGAGCTGTGGGTCGCCGACGACCCGCTGCGCGCTCCCGACGCGTGA
- the pknB gene encoding Stk1 family PASTA domain-containing Ser/Thr kinase has product MTAEPRVLSGRYRVDENIGRGGMATVFRGYDLTLGREVAIKILDRELADDNSFRTRFRLEAQAASRMSHPAIVRVYDAGEDTERNPDGSTRAVPFIVMELVKGHLLKDVIAQGPVPVDDAVRYVDGILEALEYSHRAGVVHRDIKPGNVMITEAGQVKVMDFGIARAVSDSSSTVAETTQILGTAAYFSPEQAKGDPVDARADLYSTGVVLYELLSGKQPFRGETPVAIAYQHVSETPVAPSEINESVPRSLDAIALRALAKDPYQRYQDAAGFREALDATVDGKAPSKRQVGALTSELYGPNPRQAAETARSLRQLSTDTTMKRTQPGPPIAWIWAGVAIIAVLLISVLFWALSVRPTTEAPSTARVVPDVSGMTFERAEESLAALDLVAVERSESSADVTEGNVIRTEPAAETSVNPGQEVDVFVSTGQELAEVPVLEGLGQDAAAQALEDAGLALGTINRTNDPDLAEGIVISADETAGDEVPVGTTVDLTVASGRVVINDVTGYTVEAATRELEDVGLSVLTQEDQSCAASAPPVVQSQSLAPGEVPVHSEITLTYCSGSS; this is encoded by the coding sequence GTGACTGCTGAACCACGCGTGCTTTCGGGACGCTACCGCGTCGACGAGAACATCGGTCGTGGCGGCATGGCCACCGTCTTCCGCGGGTACGACCTGACGCTGGGCCGTGAGGTCGCCATCAAGATCCTCGATCGCGAGCTCGCCGACGACAACTCCTTCCGCACCCGGTTCCGGCTTGAGGCGCAGGCCGCGTCCCGCATGTCCCACCCGGCGATCGTGCGCGTCTACGACGCCGGCGAAGACACCGAGCGGAACCCCGACGGGTCCACCCGTGCCGTGCCGTTCATCGTCATGGAGCTCGTCAAGGGCCACCTGCTCAAGGATGTGATCGCCCAGGGTCCGGTACCCGTCGACGACGCCGTGCGCTACGTCGACGGCATCCTCGAAGCACTCGAGTACTCCCACCGCGCGGGTGTCGTGCACCGCGACATCAAGCCCGGGAACGTCATGATCACCGAGGCCGGCCAGGTCAAGGTCATGGACTTCGGGATTGCCCGCGCCGTCTCGGATTCGTCGTCCACCGTCGCCGAGACGACGCAGATCCTCGGCACCGCCGCGTACTTCTCGCCGGAGCAGGCCAAGGGCGACCCGGTCGACGCGCGCGCCGATCTCTATTCGACGGGTGTCGTGCTCTACGAGCTGCTGTCGGGCAAGCAGCCCTTCCGCGGTGAGACGCCGGTGGCCATCGCGTACCAGCACGTCAGTGAGACTCCTGTGGCGCCGAGCGAGATCAACGAGTCGGTTCCACGCTCGCTCGACGCGATCGCGCTCCGCGCCCTCGCGAAAGACCCCTATCAGCGCTATCAGGATGCCGCCGGCTTCCGTGAGGCCCTCGACGCCACCGTCGACGGGAAGGCCCCGTCGAAGCGGCAGGTCGGCGCTCTCACGAGCGAGCTGTACGGTCCGAACCCGCGACAGGCCGCGGAGACCGCGCGGTCCCTGCGTCAGCTGAGCACGGACACGACGATGAAGCGCACCCAGCCGGGTCCGCCCATCGCGTGGATCTGGGCGGGCGTCGCCATCATCGCGGTGTTGCTGATCTCGGTGCTGTTCTGGGCGCTCTCGGTGCGGCCCACCACCGAAGCGCCGTCGACGGCTCGCGTCGTTCCGGATGTGTCCGGCATGACCTTCGAGCGCGCCGAGGAGTCCCTGGCCGCGCTCGATCTGGTCGCCGTCGAGCGGTCCGAATCGAGTGCGGATGTCACCGAGGGCAATGTCATCCGCACCGAGCCGGCGGCGGAGACCTCGGTCAATCCGGGGCAGGAGGTCGACGTGTTCGTCTCGACCGGGCAGGAGCTGGCCGAAGTCCCGGTTCTCGAGGGACTCGGTCAGGATGCGGCCGCGCAGGCGCTCGAAGACGCCGGTCTCGCCCTGGGCACGATCAATCGCACGAACGACCCCGACCTCGCCGAGGGCATCGTGATCTCGGCCGACGAGACGGCCGGCGACGAGGTTCCGGTCGGGACGACCGTCGACCTCACGGTCGCGAGCGGTCGCGTCGTCATCAACGACGTCACCGGCTATACGGTCGAAGCCGCCACGCGGGAGCTCGAAGACGTCGGGCTGTCGGTCCTCACGCAAGAGGATCAGTCCTGCGCGGCGTCCGCACCTCCCGTGGTGCAGTCGCAGTCACTCGCTCCCGGCGAGGTGCCTGTGCATTCCGAGATCACCCTGACCTACTGCTCCGGCTCCTCCTGA
- a CDS encoding NUDIX hydrolase, translating to MDMRVAAYAVIVDDGRLLLAHWIEGRRAAWTMPGGGLEPGEDPERAARREVREETGYRVDIDELLGIHSRVIPEGRRLADAARGPLHTLRIVYRAHVTGGRLRNEVDGSTDRAEWFPMRTVRNLQRVRLVDIALRMAGEG from the coding sequence ATGGACATGCGGGTCGCGGCTTACGCGGTGATCGTCGATGACGGTCGCCTGCTGCTGGCCCACTGGATCGAGGGACGACGAGCAGCCTGGACGATGCCCGGGGGCGGTCTCGAACCCGGTGAAGACCCCGAACGAGCCGCACGCCGCGAGGTGCGGGAAGAGACCGGCTATCGCGTCGACATCGACGAGCTGCTCGGTATCCACTCCCGTGTCATCCCCGAGGGGCGGCGCCTCGCAGACGCTGCGCGCGGCCCGCTGCACACGTTGCGCATCGTCTACCGCGCCCATGTCACGGGCGGTCGACTGCGGAACGAGGTCGACGGCTCGACGGACCGAGCCGAATGGTTTCCGATGAGGACCGTGCGCAACCTGCAGCGCGTGCGTCTGGTCGACATCGCCCTGCGGATGGCGGGCGAGGGATGA
- a CDS encoding class E sortase, which translates to MGEQTSAEQQQADPAVRDRSRRRRPRRRASVTGVIGELLITAGIIAMLYVAWQLWIGDFIYGAQRNAAGAELSEQWAQQAPPIIPEPSASPEDDAEEDATEDVEIPVLPEPADTEIFGVMHIPRFGDDYAVEMAGGTSRAGTLDPIGIGHYPGSPMPGETGNFAVAAHRTTYGKPFNRIADLQVGDAIVVEVEEGWYTYRFRTLEYVTPTEVDVLAAVPQVPNAEANGKYITMTSCSPMYSLAERIVAYGVFESFTPRDAGEPAALTEGVSA; encoded by the coding sequence GTGGGCGAGCAGACCAGTGCCGAGCAGCAGCAGGCGGACCCTGCTGTGCGCGACCGTTCCCGACGGCGGCGCCCGCGTCGCCGCGCTTCTGTGACCGGGGTGATCGGCGAGCTGCTGATCACCGCCGGCATCATCGCGATGCTCTATGTGGCGTGGCAGCTGTGGATCGGGGACTTCATCTACGGTGCGCAGCGCAACGCCGCCGGAGCGGAACTGTCCGAGCAGTGGGCGCAGCAGGCGCCCCCCATCATCCCCGAGCCCTCCGCTTCGCCAGAGGATGACGCCGAGGAAGATGCGACGGAGGACGTCGAGATCCCCGTCCTCCCGGAGCCGGCCGACACCGAGATCTTCGGTGTCATGCACATCCCCCGCTTCGGAGACGACTACGCAGTCGAGATGGCCGGCGGAACCTCGCGGGCGGGCACCCTGGATCCGATCGGAATCGGGCACTATCCCGGATCGCCCATGCCCGGCGAGACGGGGAACTTCGCCGTCGCCGCCCACCGAACCACCTACGGCAAGCCCTTCAACCGCATCGCCGATCTGCAGGTCGGCGACGCCATCGTGGTCGAGGTGGAAGAGGGCTGGTACACCTACCGCTTCCGCACCCTGGAGTACGTCACGCCGACCGAGGTGGATGTGCTCGCGGCCGTCCCGCAGGTTCCGAACGCCGAGGCGAACGGCAAGTACATCACCATGACCAGCTGCAGTCCGATGTACTCCCTCGCGGAGCGCATCGTCGCCTACGGCGTCTTCGAATCGTTCACGCCTCGCGACGCCGGGGAACCCGCTGCACTGACCGAAGGAGTCTCCGCCTGA
- a CDS encoding cell division protein CrgA: MARPGREDDAMAERPEGEPAPNPVWFKPIMLGLMLLGLAWVLVFYLSGTQFPIPGIGAWNLVIGFGIAFVGFLMTTRWR; the protein is encoded by the coding sequence ATGGCACGACCCGGACGAGAAGACGACGCGATGGCGGAACGCCCCGAGGGCGAACCGGCACCGAACCCGGTGTGGTTCAAGCCGATCATGCTCGGCCTCATGCTGCTCGGTCTCGCGTGGGTTCTGGTGTTCTACCTGAGCGGCACGCAGTTCCCGATCCCCGGCATCGGTGCGTGGAATCTCGTGATCGGGTTCGGCATCGCCTTCGTGGGATTCCTCATGACGACGCGGTGGCGCTGA
- a CDS encoding aminoacyl-tRNA deacylase, translated as METPPSLHRARDAAQARGLDVSFRERPAANSLAEAAELLGIPPRGIVKTLVVKRSDDTYLFALVPGDRAISWPKLRALVGVNRLQLAPPEQALAATGYERGTIVPVGSSTALPIFVDETIVGKRIAMGAGAHGYSMFVEADELIAAYDAIVADITKPLESA; from the coding sequence ATCGAGACGCCGCCTTCACTTCATCGAGCCCGTGACGCCGCCCAGGCGCGCGGGCTCGATGTGTCTTTCCGCGAACGCCCGGCCGCCAACAGTCTCGCGGAGGCTGCGGAGCTTCTCGGCATCCCGCCACGCGGGATCGTGAAAACCCTGGTGGTGAAGCGCTCGGATGACACGTACCTCTTCGCGCTGGTACCCGGGGACCGGGCGATCTCGTGGCCGAAGCTGCGTGCGCTGGTCGGCGTGAACCGGCTCCAGCTGGCTCCGCCGGAGCAGGCGCTCGCGGCGACGGGGTACGAGCGCGGCACGATCGTGCCGGTCGGGAGCAGCACGGCGCTGCCGATCTTCGTCGATGAGACCATCGTGGGGAAGCGCATCGCGATGGGAGCAGGCGCTCACGGATACAGCATGTTCGTCGAGGCCGACGAGCTCATCGCCGCCTACGATGCGATCGTCGCCGACATCACGAAGCCGCTCGAGAGCGCGTGA
- a CDS encoding peptidylprolyl isomerase codes for MPQHTAVATLHTNHGDIVVNLFGDHAPRTVKNFTGLADGTGSWTHPSTGQPGEGPLYKDVVFHRIIPGFMIQGGDPLGQGVGGPGYTFDDEINGDLNFNEPYKLAMANAGLRRNALTGKPEGTNGSQFFITTDPTPWLQGKHTIFGEVADEESKKVVDAISKVPTAAGDRPIEPVVLESVDIVAA; via the coding sequence ATGCCTCAGCACACCGCCGTCGCCACACTGCACACCAACCACGGCGACATCGTCGTCAACCTCTTCGGAGACCACGCCCCGCGCACGGTGAAGAACTTCACCGGGCTCGCCGACGGGACCGGCTCCTGGACTCACCCCTCCACGGGCCAGCCCGGAGAAGGTCCGCTGTACAAGGACGTCGTCTTCCACCGCATCATCCCCGGCTTCATGATCCAGGGTGGTGACCCTCTCGGACAGGGAGTCGGCGGCCCCGGCTACACCTTCGACGACGAGATCAACGGCGACCTGAACTTCAACGAGCCCTACAAGCTCGCGATGGCCAACGCGGGTCTGCGCCGCAACGCCCTCACGGGCAAGCCCGAGGGCACCAACGGCTCGCAGTTCTTCATCACCACCGACCCGACCCCGTGGCTGCAGGGCAAGCACACCATCTTCGGTGAGGTTGCCGACGAGGAGTCGAAGAAGGTCGTCGATGCGATCAGCAAGGTCCCCACGGCCGCCGGTGACCGCCCCATCGAGCCGGTCGTGCTCGAGTCGGTCGACATCGTCGCAGCCTGA
- a CDS encoding serine/threonine-protein kinase, whose protein sequence is MRPTQGATFGGRYELDSRIAVGGMGEVWEATDHVIGRTVAIKILKDEYMGDPGFLERFRAEARHAALVNHEGIASVFDYGEENGSAFLVMELVPGEALSTILERETSLSTDKTLDIVAQTSAALQAAHAAGLVHRDIKPGNLLITPDGRVKITDFGIARIADQVPLTATGQVMGTVQYLSPEQASGHPASPATDIYSLGIVAYESLAGKRPFTGESQVAIAMAQINEQAPPLPATVAQPVQNFVSAMIAKKPEERPGSAATVARAATALRRGDLAAAASAVPAIAGGEAGDDVTQLLTAGGATAAATQLLPTDTAAAPLADGEEEPEKKKRSPWTWPLIALIILLILVLGGTLWALFFAGDPEPEPTATTSSATPTPTQTTPTPTPTEDRVDVSALGLTGQTCDAARGVLEENDLVADCQTGNAAGTADQVGIIYEVNPTGRVEPGTTITLTAYGDQVEMPTPATPSLDAQTVAPGDTLTVTWEGYGCPAGEGSPSSYNFTATNGTFSNGQSESSFGQSERNAQLTVPNNATGTVIVTYTVTCSGGEAGQRESPVSGEATATIEPAPTASPTS, encoded by the coding sequence ATGAGACCGACGCAGGGTGCGACCTTCGGCGGGCGCTACGAACTGGATTCGCGGATCGCCGTCGGCGGTATGGGCGAAGTGTGGGAGGCCACCGATCACGTCATCGGGCGTACCGTCGCGATCAAGATCCTCAAGGACGAGTACATGGGGGACCCCGGGTTCCTCGAGCGCTTCCGCGCCGAGGCCCGGCACGCCGCGCTCGTGAACCACGAGGGGATCGCGAGCGTCTTCGACTACGGCGAGGAGAACGGCAGCGCCTTCCTCGTGATGGAGCTCGTTCCCGGCGAGGCCCTCTCGACGATCCTCGAGCGTGAGACGTCCCTCTCGACCGACAAGACCCTCGACATCGTCGCCCAGACCTCGGCCGCCCTGCAGGCCGCACACGCCGCCGGTCTCGTGCACCGTGACATCAAGCCGGGCAACCTGCTGATCACCCCCGACGGCCGGGTCAAGATAACCGATTTCGGCATCGCCCGCATCGCCGACCAGGTGCCGCTGACCGCGACCGGCCAGGTCATGGGCACGGTGCAGTATCTGTCTCCCGAGCAGGCCTCGGGTCACCCGGCGTCGCCCGCGACCGACATCTACTCGCTCGGGATCGTCGCCTACGAGTCGCTCGCCGGCAAGCGTCCCTTCACGGGCGAGTCGCAGGTCGCCATCGCGATGGCGCAGATCAACGAGCAGGCGCCGCCGCTTCCGGCGACCGTGGCGCAGCCCGTGCAGAACTTCGTCTCGGCGATGATCGCGAAGAAGCCCGAGGAGCGTCCCGGCTCGGCCGCGACGGTGGCCCGCGCGGCGACGGCGCTGCGCCGCGGCGACCTCGCCGCGGCGGCATCCGCCGTACCCGCCATCGCGGGCGGCGAGGCCGGTGACGACGTCACTCAGCTGCTCACCGCCGGGGGCGCGACCGCCGCGGCGACACAGCTGCTGCCCACCGACACCGCCGCGGCACCGCTCGCCGACGGCGAGGAGGAGCCGGAGAAGAAGAAGCGCAGCCCCTGGACGTGGCCGCTGATCGCCCTGATCATCCTCCTCATCCTGGTGCTGGGCGGCACGCTCTGGGCGCTCTTCTTCGCCGGGGATCCGGAACCGGAGCCGACCGCCACGACGTCGTCGGCCACGCCCACCCCGACGCAGACCACGCCCACCCCCACGCCGACCGAGGATCGGGTCGACGTGAGCGCACTGGGCTTGACGGGCCAGACCTGCGACGCCGCGCGCGGCGTGCTCGAGGAGAACGACCTCGTGGCCGACTGCCAGACCGGGAACGCCGCCGGCACCGCCGACCAGGTCGGGATCATCTACGAGGTGAACCCCACCGGCCGCGTGGAGCCGGGGACCACGATCACCCTCACCGCCTACGGTGACCAGGTGGAGATGCCCACGCCCGCGACGCCGTCGCTCGACGCGCAGACCGTCGCACCCGGCGACACCCTCACGGTCACGTGGGAGGGATACGGCTGTCCGGCCGGCGAGGGGTCGCCGAGCTCCTACAACTTCACGGCGACCAACGGCACCTTCTCCAACGGGCAGTCCGAGTCCTCGTTCGGGCAGAGCGAGCGCAACGCGCAGCTGACCGTGCCGAACAACGCGACGGGAACGGTCATCGTGACCTACACCGTCACGTGCAGCGGCGGTGAGGCCGGTCAGCGTGAGTCGCCCGTTTCCGGCGAAGCCACCGCGACGATCGAGCCGGCACCGACGGCTTCCCCCACATCCTGA
- a CDS encoding peptidoglycan D,D-transpeptidase FtsI family protein: MTRELRRLSIVLLAMFLALFTSVSVIQVVQADALAENPANTRALYDSYEVQRGSIIASGAAIASSVPSDDVYSWQRVYQNGNVWAPVTGYINPVLGSATGIEQAMNAELSGTGSTQFLSRIERIITGQPAAGSNVVLSLDATAQQAAYDALGDLTGAVIAIEPETGRILAMVTSPDYDPNALAAHDTSAVLDLYDQLESDPAQPLSNRAIGGDLNPPGSTFKLVTASAALATGDWTPESELPNPSTYTLPGSSSVIRNASGGACGSGDTVTIADALRLSCNIPFAELAVELGDQTILEEAEKYGFNVAFETPLASTPSSYPRGLDDAQTALSGFGQGQVTATPLQMAMVSAGIANGGIVMNPRMVDRVIGPDLSVQQTFEDTEFGRALESDLAAEMVTMMVDNVENGVAGGARIDGVDVAGKTGTAENGTDDPYTLWFTGFAPAEDPEIAVAVVVEDGGGQGQSGSGDTIAAPIAKQVMEAVLGQ; encoded by the coding sequence ATGACCCGCGAACTGCGCCGCCTCAGCATCGTGCTGCTGGCGATGTTCCTCGCCCTGTTCACGTCGGTGAGCGTCATCCAGGTCGTGCAGGCCGATGCGCTGGCGGAGAATCCCGCCAACACGCGCGCGCTCTACGACTCCTACGAGGTGCAGCGCGGATCCATCATCGCCAGCGGCGCGGCGATCGCCTCATCGGTGCCGTCCGACGACGTCTACTCCTGGCAGCGGGTCTATCAGAACGGCAACGTCTGGGCGCCGGTCACCGGATACATCAATCCCGTCCTCGGGTCGGCGACGGGCATCGAGCAGGCGATGAACGCGGAGCTCAGCGGCACCGGCAGCACGCAGTTCCTCTCGCGCATCGAGCGGATCATCACGGGGCAGCCTGCGGCGGGCTCGAACGTCGTGCTCTCGCTCGACGCGACGGCCCAGCAGGCCGCTTACGACGCACTCGGCGACCTGACCGGCGCCGTCATCGCCATCGAGCCCGAGACCGGCCGCATCCTCGCCATGGTCACGAGCCCCGACTACGATCCGAACGCGCTCGCCGCGCACGACACCTCGGCGGTGCTCGACCTCTACGACCAGCTCGAGTCGGACCCGGCGCAGCCGCTGTCCAACCGCGCGATCGGCGGCGACCTCAACCCACCGGGATCGACCTTCAAGCTCGTGACCGCCTCGGCCGCCCTCGCGACGGGGGACTGGACCCCCGAGTCCGAGCTGCCGAACCCGTCGACGTACACCCTCCCCGGCTCGTCCAGTGTGATCCGCAACGCCTCCGGCGGCGCGTGCGGGTCGGGCGACACGGTCACGATCGCGGATGCTCTGCGCCTCAGCTGCAACATCCCCTTCGCCGAACTCGCCGTGGAGCTCGGCGACCAGACCATCCTCGAAGAGGCGGAGAAATACGGCTTCAACGTCGCCTTCGAGACGCCGCTCGCCTCGACACCCTCCAGCTACCCCCGTGGTCTCGACGACGCGCAGACCGCGCTCAGCGGCTTCGGACAGGGACAGGTCACGGCGACGCCGCTGCAGATGGCGATGGTGTCGGCCGGGATCGCCAACGGCGGCATCGTGATGAATCCGCGCATGGTCGACCGGGTCATCGGTCCGGACCTGTCGGTTCAGCAGACGTTCGAGGACACCGAGTTCGGCCGTGCCCTCGAGTCCGACCTCGCCGCGGAGATGGTGACGATGATGGTCGACAACGTCGAAAACGGCGTTGCGGGCGGTGCAAGAATAGACGGAGTGGATGTGGCCGGGAAGACCGGCACCGCAGAGAACGGGACGGATGACCCGTATACGCTCTGGTTCACAGGCTTCGCCCCCGCCGAAGATCCGGAGATCGCCGTAGCGGTCGTGGTCGAAGACGGTGGCGGTCAAGGGCAATCCGGGAGTGGCGACACGATCGCCGCGCCCATCGCGAAGCAGGTCATGGAGGCGGTGCTGGGACAATGA
- a CDS encoding FtsW/RodA/SpoVE family cell cycle protein, which yields MSAPTDQTGQVSTDTAVVRALRKIRVPQTRRNRELALILFATLINGSAVALVQLGALGAIDGTFLIYTGAVTLLVLALHVVLRFVALSADPFVVPIATLLTGLGLAMIYRIDIAKDATGWDAFSTRQLAWAAIALAGAIALVLVLRNYRVLFRYPYLSGLIGLLLLLLPFIPGLGTDANADVWVSLGFVSFQPGELAKIALAIFFAGYLVRTRESLTSTGTRFLWMTWPRARELGPVLVVWVVSLGIIVMQRDLGTGILIFGMFIAMLYVATGKTSWALIGVALAALGAFLASRVLPYVGERFSNWLDAFNPDTIEGPSYQLVQGIFGLAQGGLIGTGLGQGRPQLTPVAESDYILPSLGEELGLVGVFAILCLYMVFISRGIRIGLAGQDDFGKLLATGLAFTIGLQVFIMVGGVTRVIPLTGLTTPFLAAGGSSLVANWLIVALLLRISDAVRNKPRVVIG from the coding sequence ATGAGCGCGCCCACCGATCAGACCGGCCAGGTCTCCACCGACACCGCGGTCGTGCGGGCGCTGCGCAAGATCCGCGTTCCGCAGACCCGACGCAACCGCGAGCTGGCCCTCATCCTCTTCGCCACCCTCATCAACGGCTCCGCGGTCGCTCTGGTGCAGCTGGGCGCGCTCGGGGCGATCGACGGCACCTTCCTCATCTACACCGGCGCCGTCACCCTGCTGGTGCTCGCACTCCACGTCGTGCTGCGGTTCGTCGCGCTGTCGGCCGATCCGTTCGTCGTGCCCATCGCGACGCTGCTGACCGGTCTCGGCCTCGCGATGATCTACCGCATCGACATCGCCAAGGACGCGACGGGGTGGGATGCCTTCTCGACCCGTCAGCTCGCGTGGGCGGCGATCGCCCTGGCCGGCGCCATCGCTCTCGTCCTGGTGCTGCGCAACTACCGCGTGCTGTTCCGCTACCCGTATCTGTCGGGCCTGATCGGTCTGCTCCTCCTTCTCCTCCCGTTCATCCCGGGCCTCGGAACCGACGCCAACGCCGACGTGTGGGTCTCGCTCGGTTTCGTGTCGTTCCAGCCCGGTGAGCTCGCCAAGATCGCCCTGGCGATCTTCTTCGCCGGCTATCTCGTGCGCACCCGCGAGTCGCTCACCTCCACCGGCACCCGCTTCCTCTGGATGACCTGGCCGCGCGCGCGCGAACTCGGCCCCGTGCTCGTGGTCTGGGTCGTCTCCCTCGGCATCATCGTGATGCAGCGCGACCTCGGCACCGGCATCCTGATCTTCGGCATGTTCATCGCGATGCTCTACGTCGCCACCGGCAAGACGAGCTGGGCGCTCATCGGGGTGGCCCTCGCCGCACTCGGGGCCTTCCTCGCCTCGCGCGTGCTGCCCTACGTCGGCGAGCGCTTCTCGAACTGGCTCGACGCCTTCAACCCCGACACGATCGAGGGCCCGAGCTATCAGCTCGTGCAGGGCATCTTCGGCCTCGCGCAGGGCGGCCTCATCGGCACGGGCCTCGGTCAGGGCCGGCCCCAGCTGACCCCGGTGGCCGAGAGCGACTACATCCTCCCGAGCCTCGGCGAAGAGCTCGGCCTCGTCGGCGTCTTCGCGATCCTCTGCCTGTACATGGTCTTCATCAGCCGCGGCATCCGCATCGGACTCGCCGGACAGGATGACTTCGGCAAGCTGCTCGCGACCGGACTCGCCTTCACCATCGGCCTCCAGGTGTTCATCATGGTGGGCGGTGTCACCCGGGTCATCCCGCTGACGGGTCTGACCACGCCGTTCCTCGCGGCGGGCGGATCCTCCCTCGTGGCCAACTGGCTCATCGTGGCCCTCCTCCTGCGCATCTCCGACGCCGTCCGCAACAAGCCCCGGGTGGTGATCGGATGA
- a CDS encoding rhomboid family intramembrane serine protease — MTSADFQRNTDNYCYRHPDRQSFVLCQRCLRTICPECQTQGAVGVICPECMAEQRKKQTPAQRKAERRWSRPRAVATYGGRPVVTYAIIAITAFAFLLGLIPGFGDLVRGSLLFWAPSIYPTLPVPFQPWTLLTVALVHSSFWHIGLNMLALWLIGRSLEPLLGRWRFLTLYLLSTLGGSVAVALLSFPTQVVGASGAIFGLFGALLVIGRHLGANVTGIAIILGLNLVIGFIPGFNVSWQAHVGGLVVGALVGLIFSVTRSPRRRALQIALLAAVALGLVALLLLPPVLFF, encoded by the coding sequence ATGACCTCGGCCGACTTCCAGCGGAACACCGACAACTACTGCTATCGCCACCCGGACCGGCAGAGCTTCGTGCTCTGCCAGCGGTGCCTGCGGACGATCTGTCCCGAGTGCCAGACCCAGGGGGCGGTCGGTGTCATCTGTCCGGAATGCATGGCCGAGCAGCGGAAGAAGCAGACTCCCGCTCAGCGCAAGGCCGAGCGGCGCTGGTCCCGACCCCGGGCGGTCGCCACCTACGGCGGCCGTCCGGTGGTCACCTACGCGATCATCGCGATCACCGCGTTCGCCTTCCTGCTGGGGCTGATCCCCGGCTTCGGCGATCTCGTCCGGGGTTCGCTGCTGTTCTGGGCGCCGAGCATCTATCCGACGCTCCCGGTGCCGTTCCAGCCCTGGACGCTCCTCACCGTCGCACTCGTGCACTCGAGCTTCTGGCACATCGGCCTGAACATGCTGGCACTGTGGCTGATCGGCCGCAGCCTCGAACCCCTTCTCGGTCGCTGGCGGTTTCTGACGCTGTACCTGCTCAGCACGCTGGGCGGTTCGGTCGCGGTCGCACTCCTGTCGTTCCCGACCCAGGTCGTCGGCGCATCGGGCGCGATCTTCGGACTGTTCGGTGCCCTGCTCGTCATCGGACGCCACCTCGGTGCGAACGTCACCGGCATCGCCATCATCCTCGGATTGAATCTCGTCATCGGGTTCATCCCGGGCTTCAACGTCTCGTGGCAGGCCCACGTCGGCGGGCTCGTCGTGGGGGCACTCGTCGGACTGATCTTCTCGGTGACGCGGTCCCCCCGTCGGCGCGCTCTGCAGATCGCGCTGCTCGCCGCCGTGGCGCTGGGCCTGGTCGCGCTGCTCCTCCTTCCGCCGGTTCTCTTCTTCTGA